The stretch of DNA GGCGATCAGGATGGTCGCCACGGTAGGCCAGGCGAAGGTGTCGATGGAGCCCTGCAGGATCACCCCGATGCCGCCGGCGCCCACCAGCCCCAGCACCGTGGACTCGCGGATGTTGATGTCCCAGCGCAGGATGACGATGGCGAAGAACGCCGGCATCACCTGGGGCACCACGGCGTAGGCGATCACCTTGGCCTTGGAGGCCCCGGTGGCCTCCATGGCCTCCACCGGGCGACGGTCGATCTCCTCGATGGCCTCGCCCATCAGCTTGCCGATGAAGCCCACCGAGCGGAACATGATGGCCAGTATCCCCGCCAGCACGCCGGGGCCGAAGATCGCCACGAACAGCAGCGCCCAGATGATGGTGTTCACCGAGCGGCTGGAGACCAGGATGAAGCGCCCCAGCCACAGGCAGGCGCGGTTGGGCGTGGTGTTCTGGGCGGCGATGTAGGAGACCGGCAGCGCGATGAAGATGGTCAGCATCGTCGCCAGGGTGGCGATGTGCACCGTCTCGATCATCGCATCGACGATCTCGCCGAGCCGGGTCGGGTCCGGCGGCCACATGCGCGCGCCGAGGCTCGAGATCTGGTTGGGCGCGTCCCACACCCAGGGCCAGAAGATGTCGATGTCGCTGACGGCCCAGACCACCACCATCAGGGTCAGCAGCATCACGCCGAAGCGGATCAGCTGCTGTTTGGGGTTGTGCCGTCGCCAGACGCGATCGGCCAAGAGGTCGGCGTCGTCTACCATATCTTCTTCCTTACCCAGCCGCTGACGCCTTCACTGGCCAGGATCACCGCGATGATCACCAGCAGGATGGCGAAGGCGAAGTCATAGTCGTAGCGCCCGAAGGCGTTCATCAGGGTGCTGCCGATGCCGCCGGCGCCGACGATGCCGACCACCGCGGAGGCTCGCAGGTTGCTGTCGAGCTGATACATGGAGAGCCCCACCTGGCGGGGCAGGATCTGCGGGAAGACGGCGTAGAAGAGCGTCGCCAGGTAGCCGGCCCCGGTGGAGCGCATGGCCTCCACCTGGCCCCAGTCGATCTCCTCGATCTCCTCGGCGAGCAGCTTGCCGACGAAGCCGATGGAGTAGAGGGTCAGCGTCAGGATGCCCGCCAGGGGACCGAAGCCCACCGCGGCGACGAACAGGATGGCGACGATCACCGGGTGGAAGCTGCGCGAGACGATGATCACCGCGCGGCCCAGCAGGTAGATCGGCAGCGGCGCGACGTTGCGGGCCGCCATCACCGCGAAGGGCACCGACAGCAGCACGCCGAGCAGGGTCGCCAGGATGGCGATCTGCAGGCTCTCGGTGAAGCCGGTGAGCAGCAGGTCGAAGCGCGACAGGGTCGGCGGGAAGCCGCCGCCGAAGATGCGTGCCGCCCGCGGTAGCCCCTCGCTGATGCGCTCCCAGTTGAAGGGCAGGCTGCCGAAGGCCCACACCAGATAGGCCGCCAGCACCACCAGCAGGCCGTAGCGCAGCAGCGGGTTGGCGATGAAGGGGGGCTTGCGCCAGGTGCGCGGGGCGGCGCGCTCCTCGTGGTCAGGGCTGGCCATCGCTTACCTCCTCGGCCGCTGGGGCCGGCTCGTCCTCCGGCGCCTCGATGCCGCCGTAGATGGCGTCCAGGGCCTCCTTGTCGAAGTCCGAGGGGGCGCCATCGAAGATCATGGTGCCGTGGCGCAGCCCGACGATGCGGTCGGTATAGGTCCTCGCCTGGGCGACGTTGTGGATGTTGATCAGCACCGGCAGCGACAGCTCACTGGCCAGGCTCTGCAGCAGCACCATGATCTGCTCGGAGGTGCGCGGGTCCAGGGAGGCCGTGGGCTCGTCGGCGAGCAGCACCTCGGGCTCCTGCATCAGCGCCCGCACCACGCCGACGCGCTGGCGCTCGCCGCCGGAGAGCTCGTCGGCGCGCTTGTTGGCGTAGTGGGCGATGCCCACGCGCTCCATCAGCACGAAGGCGCGCTCGATGTCCGAGGCCGGATAGCGGCGGGTGATGGCCTGGAACAGGTTGACGTAGCCGAGCCGTCCGGCCAGCACGTTCTCCATCACGGTGAGGCGGTCGATCAGGTTGAAGCCCTGGAAGACCATGCCGATCTTTCGCCGGGCGCGGCGCAGCTCGGCATGACGCAGGGTGACCAGTTCGGTGCCGTTGAGCTTGATCGAGCCCGAGGTGGGTTCCACCAGCCGGTTGATGCAGCGCAGCATGGTGCTCTTGCCGGCGCCGGAGGCGCCGACGATGGCGACGACGCTGTTGCCTTCCACCGTCAGGTCGAGCCCCTTGAGCACCGGCTCGTCGCGACCGTAGCGCTTGATCAGGTTGGATATCTCTAGCATCGGGGGTCCCGTCGTGAAAAGGTCGCCCAGACGACGGCGCCGGCCTTCCGGGAAGGCCGGCGCCGCTGTCTCGCGAGGGTTACTGGAGGTTGTCGGGAGTGTACTCGACCCCGTTGGCATTCTGGATGGTGCGGATGACCTTCCAGTTGTCCTTGTAGTTGATGGGAACGAACTTCTCGACCCCCTCGAACTCCTCGCCCAGCTCGGTGCCCTCGAACTCGAAGCTGAAGAAGGCCTCCTCGATCTTGTCGACCAGGTCCGGATGCAGGTTGTAGGCGTAGTTGTAGGAGGTCGTCGGGAAGCTGTCGGACTCGTAGATGATCTTCACGTCCTCCGGGTCATAGAGGCCGCGGGCGGCCATGCGCTCGACCACCTCCGAGGCCACCGGGGCGGCGTCGTAGTCCTGGGCCACCACGCCGAGCATCGACTGGTCGTGGCTGCCGGAGTAGACCACCTCGTAGTCCTCGCCGGGGACGATGCCCATCTCCGGGAAGAGGGCGCGCGGGGCCTGGTTGCCGGAGTTGGAGGTCGGCGAGGTGTGGGCGACCCGCTTGCCCTTGAGGTCCTCCATCTCGTCGATGCCGGAATCGACGTGGGTGTAGAGCTGGAGGGTATAGCCGAAGCGTCCGTCGTCCGAGCCCATCAGCGCGAAGGGGACCGCGCCGGCCAGGTTGACGGCGAAGGGCGTCGGGCCGGTGGAGAAGCCGGCGATGTGCAGGCGGCCGCTGCGCATGGCCTCGACCTGGGCCGAGTTGGACTGGACGGCGAAGAAGCGCACGTCGCGGCCGGTGACCTCCTCGAGGTGATCGATGAAGGGTTGCCAGATATCGGAGTAGATGGCCGGATCCTCGACCGGGGTGTAGGCGAAGATCAGGGTGTCGGGGTTGAGCCATTCGCTCTCATCGGTCGGACGGTCGGCGACCATGTCGCCGTTCTCGTCGCAGTAGATGGCAGCCAGGGCGCCGCGTTCGCAGTCCTCCTGGGCCAGCGCCGGGCTGGCCGCCAGCATGGCCAGTGGCAGCAGCGAGGAAAGGGCGAAGGGGGCGAGCGGGAACCTGGATGAGCGGGCGGTAGGGTGGATCATGGCGTGCCTCATGATTATTGTTGTGGAGTATCCGTTGTGGTGCATTTTCGGATATCGACATGGCGTGTGGTCGATGATTGATTCCGAAGAACTCCTCTCCAATCTAGAGTTTGTGACAAAACCATGTCAAACACTTTCCCCCCCGACTCCGGCCGCTGGCGCAACCGCTATCTGCTGATGCGTCACGGGCACAGCCAGGCCAACCAGCAGGGGCGCATCATCAGCACGCCGGAGCTTGGCCTGGCGGGCTTCGGTCTCTCGCCCACGGGCCGGTCCCAGCTCGATGCGCTGCTCGCGGACTGGGGCTGGGCGCGGCCGGATTTGATCCTGCACTCGGACTTCTGTCGCACCACCGAGACCGCCCAGTGCGTCGCCGATCACTTCGGCCTGTCGCTCACTGCCGAGCCGCGCCTGCGGGAGCGCCACTTCGGCGCCTTCGAGGGGGAGCGGGACGATCGCTATGCGGAGGTCTGGGCCCGGGACGCCCGGGACCCGGCCCATCGCCATGGCGGCGTCGAGGCCGTGGTCGAGGTGGCGACGCGGATGCGCGAGGTGATCGACGCGCTCGAGCGGCGCCATGGGGGCGAGACGATCCTGCTGGTCAGCCACGGCGACCCGCTGCAGATCCTGCTGACCGCCCTGGAGGGGCGCGAGCTCTCACGGCACCGGGAACGGGAGCCTCTGGCCCCGGCCAGCATCACCGTCCTGTGACGGCCCGGGTCAGGCCGGGTGGTGCGGCTGCGGCCCGGCCGATGCCCGGCCGGGCGCCTTCGAGGCGTCCGGGCCCGGTCGGGCCTCGCGCGATGCCTGGAGGTAGTCGGCCAGCTGGCCCTGCTGGCCGGCGGTGAGCCGCAGGGCCAGCTTGGTGCGCCGCCACAGGATGTCCTCGGCGCTGCGCGCCCACTCCTGCTCGACCAGGTAGTCGACCTCGGCGGCGGTCAGCCCGGCCCCGAAGGCCTGGCCCAGCGAGGCCTGGGAGTCCCTGCCGTCGAGGAACTCCCGGCACAGCGCGCCGTAGGTGCGGGCGAAGCGACGGGCCTGCTGGGTGTCCAGGAAGGGATACTCCTCGAGCAGCCGGGCCTCGAAGGCGGCCTGGTCGCCGATCTCGCCGCCCGGCAGGGGCGTCTCGGCGGTCCAGGGCGGGCGCATGTCGGGAAGGTGGGGGGAGAGCGCGTCCAGGGCCGCCTCGGCCAGCTTGCGGTAGGTGGTGATCTTGCCGCCGAAGACCGACAGCAGCGGCGCGCCGCGGGTGTCGAGGTCCAGCGTGTAGTCGCGGGTCATGGCGGAGGGATCCGTCGACTCGTCGTCACACAGCGGCCGCACCCCGGAGAAGGTGCGGATCACGGCCTCGCGGGAGAGCTGGGTACGGAAGTGGGCATTGACCACCGAGAGCAGGTAGTCGATCTCCTCCTGTGATGCCTCGATACGTGAGGGATCTCCTTCGAAGCGCCGGTCGGTGGTGCCGACCAGGCTGAACTCCTCCTCGTAGGGCAGCACGAAGACGATGCGCCCGTCGGTGTTCTGGAGGATATAGGCCCTGTCGTCGTGGTTCAGGCGCGGCACGATCAGGTGGCTGCCCTGGATCAGGCGCACGCCGTAGCGGGAGTGGCGATGGGCCTGACCGCGGACGACGCCTTCGACCCAGGGGCCGGCGGCATTGACCAGCGTCCGGCAGCGGCGCGTCATGAGCCGGCCGTCGTCGAGATCCTCCAGGGTGAGCTCCCAGACGCCGTCGCGCTCCTGGGCATCGGTGCAGCGGGAGCGGACCAGAATCTCTGCCCCGTGATCCCGAGCCTGCACGGCGTTGAGCACCACCAGACGGGCGTCATCCACCCAGCAGTCCGAGTATTCGAACCCGCGCGTGATGCCGGGGGCGAGCCCCTGCCGGGCGTCCAGCCGAATGCCCCGGGAGCCCGGCAGCTTCCGGCGCTTGCCCAGGTGGTCGTAGAGGAACAGCCCGGCCCGCAGCATCCAGGCCGGCCGCAGGTGGGGCTGGTGGGGCAGGATGAAGCGCAGCGGCCAGATGATGTGAGGCGCCTTGGCCAACAGCACCTCCCGCTCGCGCAGGGCCTCCCGCACCAGCCGGAACTCGTGGTGCTCCAGGTAGCGCAGCCCGCCGTGGATCAGCTTGCTGCTGGCCGAGGAGGTGGCGCCGGCGAGGTCTCCCTGCTCGCAGAGCCCGACCGACAGCCCCCGCCCGGCGGCATCGTTGGCAATGCCGGCGCCGTTGATGCCGCCGCCGATCACGAAGAGGTCGAGGACCTCGTCTGGCTTGTTGCTCATGGAGTCTCCCGTCCGGCATGGCGTCGGACATTCGGTGATGTTTGAAACCGAAAATAGATGAAAGCAAAGCGAACATCAAGGCGCGAAAAACGATCACGCCGGGAGCAGGGCGGCGGCAGGGTGAGCCGGGAAGGGGCCGGGAGGGGTGGGGTAGGGCCCGGCGGTCGTCAGGCCACGTGCAAGGCCACGTCGTGCTGCTTCAGCAGGCGCATGATCGCCTCGGGCGGCTCGCGGTCGGTGAACAGGGCGTCGAGCTGGGCCAGGTTGCCCTGACGTACCACCGGGTTGCGGCGGAACTTGGAGTGGTCGGTCGCCAGGAAGACCTGCCGGGAGTTGCGAAGGATGGCCTGGGCCACCCGCACCTCCTGATAGTCGAACTCCAGCAGGGAGCCGTCCTCGTCGATGCCGCTGATGCCGATGATGCCGTAGTCGACCTTGAACTGGTTGATGAAGTCGATGGTGGCCTCGCCGATGATGCCGCCGTCCCGCGAGCGGACCTGGCCGCCGGCGATGATCACGTTGAAGTCCTCCTTGTGCTGGAGGATCGCCGCCACGTTGAGGTTGTTGGTGATCACCTCGAGGCCCTGGTGCTCGAGCAGCGCCTCGGCGATCACCTCGTTGCTGGTCCCGATGTTGATGAACAGCGACGAATGGTCAGGCACGTGGCGGGCGAGCAGGGTGGCGATGCGCTGCTTGGCCTCCAGGTTCAGGGTCTTGCGGGTCGAGTAGGCAGTGTTGACGGTGCTCGACTCCAGCCCGGCGCCGCCATGCACGCGGCGGATGCGACCCTCGTTGGAGAGGGTGTTGAGGTCGCGGCGAATGGTCTGGGGGGTGACCGTGAAGTGTTCGGTGAGCTGCTCGATGCTGGCATAGCCCTGGCGGCGGACCAGCTCGATGATGGCATCCTGGCGTTGCTGCTGGTTCATGAGGTCTCCTTGGCTGCCCCGATTCTATGTCATCGTGGCCATGGATGCAGGCGCCGGGCCGTTACCCGACTGCGGCGAAAGTCGCACCTCGTGTGGCGCGGCGGCATTTGAGCGGGGCGGCTGGCTGGAGTAGTCTGGATGATCATAAACGAACATTAGCGTTAAAAAGCGAAATTGGCACGCCACGACAACCACAACAGGATGCTTGCTATGGCTTCTTACATTCTGGCCATCGATCAGGGCACCACCAGCTCCCGCGCGATCCTCTTCGACCGCGAGGGGCATAGCGTCGCCTCGGCTCAGCGAGAGTTCCCCCAGCATTTCCCCCATGACGGCTGGATCGAGCATGACCCGGAGGACATCTGGGACACGGTGCTCGCCACCTGTCGCGAGGTGATCGAGAAGACCGGCACCGGGCTGGAGGAGATCGCGGGCGTCGGGATCACCAACCAGCGCGAGACCACGGTGCTGTGGGATCGCGACACCGGCGAGGCCCTGCATAGCGCCATCGTCTGGCAGGACCGCCGTACCGACGAGGCGTGCCGGCGGCTGCGCGAGGCGGGTCACCTCGAGAACGTCCAGGCCCGCACCGGCCTGCTGATCGACCCCTACTTCTCGGCGACCAAGCTCGCCTGGTTGCTCGATGAGGTGCCCGGGGCCCGGGAGCGCGCCGAGCGCGGGGAACTGGCCTTCGGTACCGTGGACAGTTTCCTGATCTGGCGGCTCACCGGAGGGCGGGTGCATGCCACCGACGCCACCAACGCCTCGCGGACCGCGCTCTTCAACATCCATGACCAGCGATGGGACGAGGAACTGCTCGCGCTCTTCGATATCCCGGCGAGCCTGCTCCCCGAGGTCAAGGACTCCAGCGACGACTTCGGCCGCGTCGATGCCCGGTGGCTGGGCGGCGAGCTGGCCATCGCCGGGGTCGCCGGCGACCAGCAGGCGGCGCTGGTGGGGCAGGCCTGCTTCTCGCCCGGCATGGGCAAGAGCACCTACGGCACCGGCTGCTTCATGATCGTCAACACCGGGGAGGCGGCTGAGACGTCCCGCAACCGGCTGCTGACCACGGTGGCGTATCGGCTGAACGGCACCCCGACCTATGCGATGGAGGGCAGCATCTTCGTCGCGGGGGCCACGGTGCAGTGGCTGCGCGACGGCCTCAAGCTGTTCGCCGATGCCGCCGAGACCGAGGCGCTGGCCTGCCAGACGCGCACCGGGCACAGCGTCTACCTGGTGCCCGCCTTCACCGGCCTGGGGGCGCCCCACTGGGACCCCAAGGCGCGCGGTGCCATCTTCGGCCTGACTCGCGATACCGGCATCGCCGAGATCGTGGCCGCCGGCCTGCAGGCGGTCTGCTACCAGACCCGCGACCTGCAGGTCTGCATGGACGACGACATGGCGGCGTCGCCGGGCATCCTCCGGGTCGATGGCGGCATGGTGGCCAACAACTGGGTGATGCAGTTCCTGGCCGACATGCTCGGCGTCCAGGTGGACCGTCCCACCGTGCTGGAGACGACGGCGCTGGGCGCCGCCTACCTGGCGGGCCTGCGGCTCGGCTGGTACCGGGACCTCGATGAGATCGCCGAGATGTGGCGCTGCGAGCGCCGCTTCGCGCCGCAGATGGAGGAGGCCGAGCGCGAACGCCTCTACGCGGGCTGGCAGGAAGCCGTCGAGCGCGTCCGCACCCAGTAGCCGAGCGATCCGTGAGGAGGGCCAACTCGCTGATTCGGCGGAGAAGTCAGGCAGGATTCGGGCTTGCATTTCCCGGGCGGATGCGTAGAATACGCATCCGTTGCCACGGCGAAGTCATGCCGAACATCGCAGCAGGACCATAGCTCAGTTGGTTAGAGCGCCACGTTGACATCGTGGAGGTCGGCGGTTCAAATCCGCCTGGTCCTACCAGCACTGCCCGAGGCGACAGCTTCAGGACCATAGCTCAGTTGGTTAGAGCGCCACGTTGACATCGTGGAGGTCGGCGGTTCAAATCCGCCTGGTCCTACCAGATCAGAGAGCGCCCCGCAGCCATCGGCTGCGGGGCGTTTTTCGTTGCGGCGCACTTCATGTCGGGGCGTCATGTCGGAACGTCATGTCGAGTCGGGCGTCATGCCAGCTCGGTGCGCTCCATGAACACGGCGACCAGCCCCTCGATGCCGAGGCGGTCGGCCTCGCTGAAGCGTCCCGTGGTCGGGCTGTCCAGGTCCAGCACGCCCCACAAACGATCTTCCACCACGATCGGCACCACCAGCTCGGCGCGGGAGTCGGCGTCGCAGGCGATGTGGTCGGCAACGGCATGCACGTCGTCCACGCGCTGGGTCTCGCGGGTGCGGGCCGCGGCGCCGCAGACGCCCTTGTCGAACGGGATGGGATGGCAGGCCGGCTTGCCCTGGAAGGGTCCCAGGCAGAGCAGCTCCGGCTGGCGCTGCAGGTAGAAGCCGGCCCAGTTGAGCTCGGGCAGCTCCTGCATCAGGAAGGCGCAGGTCTGGGCGCTGTTGGTCAGCCAGTCGCGGGTGTCGAGCAGCGCGCCCAGCTGGCGGGCGAGCAGGGGGTAGTCCGGTGTCATGTCGGCTCCTTCAACGAAAGGGAGCCGGCACACCGGCCGGCCCCCAGGTCATCAATCTCTAGACAGCTGGATAGAGAAATTCACTTACTTCCAGCCGGGCACCGCCTGCGGGCCGAACAGCTCGTCCGCCTTGGCCTCGACCTCCTCGGTCTGGTAGGCGCTGACCAGCTGCTGGATGGCCTCGCGTTCCTCGTCGCCGCCGCGCACCACGATCAGGTTGACGTAGGGGGACTCCGGGCCCTCCTTGATCAGGGCGTCGTCCAGGCTCAGCCCGGCCGGCTGGGCGAAGGTGTTGTTGATGAAGGCCATGTCCACGTCGGGCAGCACGCGGGGCAGCTGGGCGGCCTCGATCTCGCGGAAGTCGAAGTCGTGCGGGTTCCCGGTGACGTCCAGCGGGGTGGCCTCCAGGTAGGTCGGGTCATCCAGGGTGATCAGCCCCTCATTGTGCATCAGGATCAGGGCGCGACCCTCGTTGGACGGGTCGTTGGGCAGGGCGATGGTGGCCCCTTCCGGCAGCGCCTCGATGCTGTCGTACTTGTCGGAGTAGGCGCCGATCGGGTAGACGAAGGTGTAGCCGGCGATGGCGAAGTCGTAGCCGCGGTCCTCGACCATGGAGCGCATGTAGGGCTCGTGCTGGTAGGCGTTGGCGTCGAGGCTGCCGTCGGCCAGGGCGGCGTTGGGCGTCACGTAGTCGGTGAACTCGATGATCTCGACCTCGAGCCCATACTCGCGCTGGGCGATCTCGGCGGCCACCTTCATCACGTCGGTCTCGGGGCCGGCCACGGTGCCGACCTTGATGGCGTGCTCGTCGGCCAGGACGGCGCCGGCGGAGAGGGCCAGGGCAGGCAGAATCAGTGCGGAGGCGGCCAGGGTGCCGATCAGGGTCTTGCGCATGTCTTTGTGCTCCTCGTTCAAGGGGTGTCGGTCACGATATTAATGGAATAAACAGAATATTTATAATGCATTCTGGTTATCGACTAGAAAGCGTCACTTGTGGTCGCTCTTGCGGACGAGATAATCGCCCAGGCTCTGGAAGCCCTGGACCATCACCACCAGGATCACCACGGTGATCAGCATGATGGTCGGGTTGAAGCGGTTGTAGCCGTAGCGGATGCCCAGGTCGCCGAGCCCGCCGCCGCCCACGGCGCCGGCCATGGCCGAGTAGCTGACCAGGGTGACGGCCGTCACCGTCAGCGCGGTGAAGATGCCGCCCCGTGCCTCGGGCACCAGCACCTTGGTGATGATCTGCCAGGGCGTGGCCCCCATGGACTGGGCGGCCTCGACGAGCCCCGGCGGGATCTCGTTGAGCGCGCCTTCCACCAGGCGCGCCACGAAGGGAATGGCGGCGATGGTCAGGGGGACCGCGGCGGCGTTGGTGCCGATGGACGAGCCCACCAGCATCCGCGTGAGGGGGATGATGGCCACCATGAGGATGATGAAGGGGATGGAGCGGCCGATGTTGGTGATCGCGCCCAGCACCCGATTGACCACGGGCTCGGCGAGGATCTGCCGCGGCCGGGTGACGTAGAGCAGCACCCCCAGGGGAATGCCGACGAGCGCCGAGATCACCCCCGACACGGCCACCATGTAGAGGGTGTCGAGGGTGGCCTCGAGAATCAGTTCAATCATCGCGCTGGACATGGCCGAGCACCTCCACCTGCAGGTCGTGGGATTCGAGATAGTCGAGGGCCTCGCGGGTCTTCTCCGCCGGCCCCATCAGTTCGGCGATCATCAGGCCCAGGGTGCGATCCTGGATCGACTCCACCTTGGCCTGGAGGATGCTGACGTCGACGCCGCACTCCCGGGCCAGGCGCGAGACCAGCGGCGTCGAGACGGCATCGCCGGAGAAGGCCAGGCGCACCACCGGGTGGCTGTGCGGCCCCGGGGTCTCCTCGAGGCGCTCGATCAGGGCCCGCGGCGGCTCGAGCTCGAGGAACGCATTGAGGAAGTCGCGGCCCAGGCGGGTGCGGGGGGCGGTGAAGAAGTCGCCGACGTCGGCCTCCTCGACCAGCTCGCCGTCGGAGATCAGGCTGACCCGATGGCAGATCGACTTGACCACCTCCATCTCGTGGGTGATCAGCAGAATGGTCAGGCCAAGCTGTTGGTTGATGTCGCGCAGCAGTTCCAGGATCGATCCGGTGGTATGCGGGTCCAGGGCCGAGGTCGCCTCGTCGCAGAGCAGCACCTTGGGGCGGCTGGCCAGCGCCCGGGCGATGGCCACGCGCTGCTTCTGGCCGCCGGAGAGCTGAGCCGGATACTGGTCCGCCTTGTCGGCCAGGCCGACCAGGTCCAGCAGCGGCAGGACCCGTTCGCGGATCGCGGCGCGCTTCATGCCCATCAGCTCCAGCGGCAGTGACACGTTGGCGAAGACGGTGCGCGAGGTCAGCAGGTTGAAGTGCTGGAAGATCATGCCGATGCGGTGGCGGGCCTGGTTGAGCGCCGCCCCGGAGAGGGCGGTGAGCTCCTGGCCGTCCACGGTCACGGTGCCCGTGGTCGGGCGTTCCAGCAGGTTGACGCAGCGGATCAGCGTGGACTTGCCGGCCCCGGAGAGGCCGATCACGCCGTGGATCTCGCCCCTGGGAACATGCAGGTCGGCATGCCGGAGGGCCGTCACGGCGCCATCGCCGCGCCCCCTGGGGTAATAGGTC from Halomonas aestuarii encodes:
- a CDS encoding methionine ABC transporter ATP-binding protein, with amino-acid sequence MIRLHDVSKTYYPRGRGDGAVTALRHADLHVPRGEIHGVIGLSGAGKSTLIRCVNLLERPTTGTVTVDGQELTALSGAALNQARHRIGMIFQHFNLLTSRTVFANVSLPLELMGMKRAAIRERVLPLLDLVGLADKADQYPAQLSGGQKQRVAIARALASRPKVLLCDEATSALDPHTTGSILELLRDINQQLGLTILLITHEMEVVKSICHRVSLISDGELVEEADVGDFFTAPRTRLGRDFLNAFLELEPPRALIERLEETPGPHSHPVVRLAFSGDAVSTPLVSRLARECGVDVSILQAKVESIQDRTLGLMIAELMGPAEKTREALDYLESHDLQVEVLGHVQRDD